In Lolium perenne isolate Kyuss_39 chromosome 5, Kyuss_2.0, whole genome shotgun sequence, the sequence CACACCATgccatggtgcgccattgctaaggggTACCATATTTTCTGCCCACACCTCCTCCCCCCAAGTGGATCGCCTTTCtagttttcaaaaaaataaaagaaattgataaaaaattcaaaaataaaatgtCTCGATATGTCCATGTTTTATGCCATCTAGTTGCAATAGAAATTAACAAACATGACTTTtgactttttttttgcaaaattgcatcatgtatcggtaaaacgggatttatggttgcatacgacctccgatgaaaatcaGTTTTATATGAAAATGCATCTACCCGAAATTTTACATCCGATTTCAACGCCCTCGGGGCGTTTAGAGAATTTTTAGATTCCCGAAAATCGAAAAGGAAACATGACTTTTTTGAGGTTTTAGATTTCGGGcagaattttttttgaaaaaaagcagtggcgcaccaagcaaTGGGGTGCACCACTGCTAACTTCCCACCCCCGAAATTTCAAATGCCTTGGCCAGCCACTTACCCTTATCCCCACCCTCTTCCCTCCTTCACATATTTTCTCCATCCTCTACTctttctcttctcctcctcctccacttcttctccaactccggccacctcctcctccacttcctccCCCTCCacttctccctcctcctccaaatCTGGCATCCTCCTCCActccctcctcctcttccactgcctcctcctccaactccggccccctcctcctcctccaactcCACTCCTTGTCTAACTccggccacctcctcctcctcttcttctccaactccaactcctcctcctctccttactTCCTCCTCTTCAGCTGCAAGTGGAGCTAAACATCACAGAGAatgtaacaatatgcatactataAAGAAAATACAAAAATGCAAAAAAATCCAGATCTATATCCAGATCCAAATTTCAATTTTTTACCAGTGACGCACCTCTTTTTTTGCGCAGTAGCGCACCAAGTCCATATAGCAGTGACCAACCTGTATGTTAGCAGTGGTGCACTAGGTGGTGCACCACTGCTATTTGGATTAccactggtgcgccactgctaacagtTAGCAGCGGGTTGATGGCAGTGGTGCGCCCATGTGCGCCACTGATAGCCAAAACTAGTGCGCCACTAATAAGGATTTTTCTAGTAGTGCACCAACGATGGCCACCATGACGTACTATACAATCCAGGGAACAATGTTGCCAAATATTTTCCTTTGCGCTATAAGGCTTTATTACCAGACACTGAAATGTAATCACGTAAATTGTGAAAATATATGTTTTATCTTTATCAATCATGCTTAGAAGTGAGATATCCTTTCTTACCAGAGGCTTGAGTAAATTTTCTTTCCGAAGATACTTTTTTATTAGGTAAATGTGGTCACACACCATCCTACTATCAAGCATCCATATCGATTTAGAAGACTAATGTTAATTTAGATTTTAGCACTCTTAATACACCTAGATCATTTGGTGAACACATAATTTCCGATTTCATCAAGTGGTATTTCCCAATCGCCTGCTCTTCTTGTCACGCTCTATTATAATAATATCATAAAAGTATCACTCCAACAAGTAATATATAAAAATACATCATAAAGAAAAGTGAACAACTATTATACATGAGTTCAAGACAATTACACTtgagaaaatatccaaaaatttCCCTTGGCAGTAACCCAATATTTTCTCAATTAAATATTATGTTGGTTTCCCATGAATTTTAAGAAGTCTCTTCTTATAAATAGGACCATCCCTCCGATATTTGAAAGAAAAAACCCCATATTTCCAAGTGAAAAACTATTTATATATGTGCGACGGTTTAGAGCCTTTGTTTTAGTAGTACACTTCACTCTTGAGGAAGTTAATTTTCAACCTTGATAATATCAGAAGTGAACATATCAAAAGTTTCAAATCTTAGCATTCTCAGAACCCTCATGCTCCATCCAACATAAatatgatatcatcaacatattggAGAATAACATTGCCATTTTCTATTAGGTGATTGACCAAAACAATGATCAAATCGGCCTACTGGAATTTTTTAACCATCACACTTAGAGAATTAACAATTAAACTAAGCATGATATATGAGAGGGGTATCCTTGTCTCACGCATTGTATGTACTAAATAAATATCCCGGTGTATCATTTTGCTTAATAATAGCCTTCCCATTAGTAATGATACTGAAATCAAATCATTCCATTTACGACAAAAGCCCTTTTTCATAACTATATAATCATTTTTTCTAATTCTCAGCCAAGTGAGAACAAACTTAATTCTCAATCAACTCCTATGCCATTGGATTACATCGTGATTTTTGTTAGCCATGATTTACAACTAGGATTTCctttgttccacacgagattgCAACTAGGATTTTACTACTTGCACATGAGTTGCAACCGAGAAAATTGCCCCAAACTGTTAGATTGCTTCGCAATTCGTGCTAGCGAGCAGTCGCATCATAGGTTGCAACTGAGAAAAATGACTTGAACCATTAGATTGTTTCGTGATTTGTGCTATTCATGAGTTGCAACATGGTTGCAATTAAGATCCGATGACGACACTACCACCTGCAGCTTCTCTTTCCCCTCCTAACCCTCTATTAAtctctcaccactcaccatagaaATAATTAGTAGTGGTATGAGAAATAGCAAATGCCCATAGATTAAGATTGTTCATTGAATCTATTGTGTTCTTTATGAGTAATACTTACATAGTTATCCACTTGATTGAACATACATGTTCACGAACCCAGAAGGTGCAAGGAATAGGAAGAAAACTGGGAAATCAAATTTGGCTCACAGGTGCAAATGAACCCGCTGTAAAACATTTGAATAAAATTGTACATGTACATCTAGCCATTCTATGTTTGTTCACAACTTTTTGGTGGAAAAGAATATGTTTTGTGTCCCCATATAAGAACACAAAATTGATGCTCTAACATGACTATTCACGTAATACTTTTGTTTTTTTACAGGCCACATATAATGGTATGAGCATAAAATGTTCGGATGTATAAACGGAATTTATTTTGAATTCTTTgacttttttattttttatttttttatgtaTTTGAAATAATAGATTGATATGCACCTATGAGCGAAAACACCACCTCCAAGAAAACAGATGTACAATGGATGACAATCCTCATCCGTAAGTGAAAAATACCTGCACACCTTTCATTCCTGCAATCTCTAATTCTGCAAGGAGCAGAGCTCGCTTCCTTTAATTCTCTTTGTCCAAGTTGTGCACCTCTAATTCAGTCGCACCAGAGAAACACTTCCTCCATTTTAAATATAATATAAGTTTAGCCTATCCAAAACGTTTTATATAGTTAGGCCGGCACGTATTTCTAGATTGTAAATTTGATAACATAACATGAATTGTATATCACGAAATTGAATACTACCTTATATTCCCTAACGGAGTGAAATGAAAAATACCGTAGAAAAACTgaatactacctccgttttaaTAAATAAGATATTTCTAAAAAAAGTCAAATTATGTAAAATCTAATCAATCTTATGGAATAAATTATTAACATGTAGAATACTTAGAGTAATTTTCTGATATAAACTACTTACGTGGAAAAACTGGTCATCGAATGTATTGTGTTCTTCACCATTAATACTTACAGAGGTATACACCTTGATTGAACATGCATGTTCACAAACACAGAAGGAATGGAAAGAAAACTCCTATACAATGGATGCCAATCCTCATCATCCCTACGTAAAAAAAATGTCTTGCAATCCATTCATTCCTGCAAGCTCTGTAATTCTGCAAGGAGCAGAGCTCGCTGCAGCCATTAATTCTCTTTGTCCAAGCTCTGCATCTCAGCACCTCACCGATGGATCGATCAGCTTCAAGTTCAGTCGCACCGATCACGATTTGAATGAGTTGTTGGAGCTGTCCATGGACTTGAGGTCTCTGTAGGGTCGCGGCGTCAGCTCCTGCTCCATCCCCACACCGCCCgcccgtcgccggcgccggcgctccCACAGCCAGTACCCCACGTACGCCCCAGCCACGGCCAGCACCAGCGACAGCACGACCGTCGCGGCGGTCGCGCCGGGCGACATGGTacgcgcctgcgccgcgctctgCTGCGCCTTCCTGACCTTAAAGTAGCCCACCTTCCGGTCGTCGGCCTCGTACACCACCGTCTCCACGGGGAAGCCGATGAGGTAGCAGTACCCGCTGGCGCCGTTGTACAGCGCGCCCCAGCAGGTGCAATCTTCAGCGCACGACTCCTCGCATTCCGCTACGGTCTTGTAAGTCTCAAACGGCACCCGTTCCTTGTACGCCAGCGACACCCGGCTCCGCCGCACCACCTCGAACATCTGCCCTGCGCCGCAGAGGTCGGTGGTCTCCACGGCGGCGCACTGCGGGGAGGTAGTTCCGTCGGTGGTGCTGTTGACGAGGCACTGGCACGCAGCTTGTCCGGGGACGCACAGGCCGTAGGCGCCGCAGGAGGTTGGCAGCTCGCACTGCCCCGAGATGGCCTGGTAGTCGGATGTCCAGTCCTTGGAGCCGTCGGTCCAGTAGTAGGCGCGGAGGTTTCCGTCGTCGTCCAGCGTCATCCGCCGGAAGGCGCCGGTGAGGTTCCGGGGGAAGGTGTCGAACGCGATCCTGTCGACGCTCTCGTTGCCGCTGCCGCCTTGGAGGTAGAGCCCGAAGAAGCCCCGGCCGTCCAAGCGGCCGTACACCGGCGGCTCCGTGCCGTTCTCCGGCTGGGCCATGAGGGCCGTGTGCTGCCAGTACATGGGCCTCGTGCGCCCGCCGTAGAACTCCATGTGCAGCGCCATGTACGTCTTGCCGAGCCGCAGCGCGAAGCGGCGGTTCTCGGAGATGAGCGGCGGCGTGGACAGGGTGAAGTTCTGGTCCAGCACCAGCGTGTCCGACGGGCTGTGGAAGCTCCGCCACGGCGTGCCGCGCTCGTCGAACAGCAGGATGATGAGCTCGGAGGAGTTGAGTAGCTTGACGTTGTCGCCGATGGGGTTGAGGGTGCTCCACAGCACGGTGCCTGCCCCGTGGCCGGTGGCAAGGACCAGGCGGCCGTCGAAGGAGAGCGTGGCCGGGCTCGACCAGTCCGcgaggcgcgccggcgtggcgcgCCAGAGAGGGAAGGACGACGGGAGGTGGACCACGGCGAGGTCCAGTGAGGACGCGCCGACGCGGAGGAAGCCGAGGGCAAAGACGCCGTTGGTCGCGTAGAGGAAAGGCTCGAACCATCCCGGCGCGTCCGCGGAATGCGTAGCGGTGAAGCCGTTGGACAGCTCCGTCACCGGCTCTTCCCCGCCGCAGGCTTCCTCCACCAGGAGCGCCGCACATGCAACGAAGAATAGCGCCGCCACCACGACGACGTTGGTCGCCGGATCACGCCTGCATTCGAATTCCCTCCTCATTGCTGGGACAAACAAAGGGAAGGGGATGAAGGTCAAATGCTTGGGACAGAGTTGCAGATACTACTACATATAACGTGCATCACCACATCGAATGTCAACGGCCCCCGTTTGATCCGGCCTGTAATCCATCCATCTCACTCAATCGCCTGCAAgtaattgaccaacacaataattAAAAAGAAGGCGGCAAATTACATGTCTGGGTTGCAGCTGGTTATACTGCAAGTTGCAGCTGCTCGATACAAATACTAATATGCTGCAATGCACTGGCAATATGTCAACTCTAAGCACTAGTACTAGCTTCTTTTTCCTCGAGTAAACTAGGAGGAACCTGCTGGTTCTTGCTTCTGCCGTGCCCTGATCTTGACAGCAGCTAAACATTCAGGTGTCACGATCCTTCTCTTCAGCGACGCATGCGTAGCTGACTGGTGAAAACTTCTATCATTACTTTTTTCACCTGGGCGTTGACCTCTGGTTCTGCGAAAGAACTTAGGGCGTGTTTTGTTGCTCGCATAGTTTTTTGTTTTGTTCtttagatttggcttggtagagacGGCATGAGGTAAAACATGACCTATACCTGTTTTGGTTATTATACTTTCGGAAAAAAATGTTGTGGGACTTCGTCATTCAATTTATTAATTTCAAAAATTATGGTGTGATCTTTGTTCTGTCTTAGCCAAAAACCATATATATTTTGTATCTTGCCAGTCTAGAGTATTTTAACCTCATCGTTTGCTAAGTTTACTGTTGATATTACATAGATTTTACTCGGATGTCCGTCCTCATTGTGTACTTATTAATTGCAAGTTGTCCAAttctttcctttttttatt encodes:
- the LOC127304801 gene encoding PAN domain-containing protein At5g03700-like — its product is MRREFECRRDPATNVVVVAALFFVACAALLVEEACGGEEPVTELSNGFTATHSADAPGWFEPFLYATNGVFALGFLRVGASSLDLAVVHLPSSFPLWRATPARLADWSSPATLSFDGRLVLATGHGAGTVLWSTLNPIGDNVKLLNSSELIILLFDERGTPWRSFHSPSDTLVLDQNFTLSTPPLISENRRFALRLGKTYMALHMEFYGGRTRPMYWQHTALMAQPENGTEPPVYGRLDGRGFFGLYLQGGSGNESVDRIAFDTFPRNLTGAFRRMTLDDDGNLRAYYWTDGSKDWTSDYQAISGQCELPTSCGAYGLCVPGQAACQCLVNSTTDGTTSPQCAAVETTDLCGAGQMFEVVRRSRVSLAYKERVPFETYKTVAECEESCAEDCTCWGALYNGASGYCYLIGFPVETVVYEADDRKVGYFKVRKAQQSAAQARTMSPGATAATVVLSLVLAVAGAYVGYWLWERRRRRRAGGVGMEQELTPRPYRDLKSMDSSNNSFKS